In Daphnia magna isolate NIES linkage group LG6, ASM2063170v1.1, whole genome shotgun sequence, the following are encoded in one genomic region:
- the LOC116924287 gene encoding protein TANC2 isoform X3 produces MSLFPCATQTIVLIPASALNFGSSVRKLIGSKTSSPAAHDVSQLVNGSSATPPPRPSAASSKLSGYFQRSSSASSSALRRTNHPPLSSSLSGSSVALNGRLNQPSAPPPSVLPSDLCPSCLMPFDKNRKRRLIDSCGHERCYACLFSSELCPLCSPGHPPGKKLVGGNQHGRLALLKSRTVGSSHELNVKHDATNCNADALAASAAATGHHSSFILHQRDHDASSPPPPLRSKVKTNGHLIPYMQQKQQQQQQIYSETRNASDRVTGLPPALGTSCRSPTPATAVTSPFVRRKAMPSSPSVSPRSSRSMWSSRRLVRHVHGSSPSPARSCAATDSCDQQPPEQQSVYGQCSSRRRRPSPSAGSEMMSRLGLLFGAEARNSRSPSSGRGSATLMSARSQDSSSSMKSLDVPANRVTSSNASPVSTLTGSSEAEMQSQALREVHDHSSDSLGSSLSMSLGGRSASVSPGPCFAASRRHSLTVSQAAHQADDSQMFGQRQAVMRRSARNGTVLGPIDPKIRFAQFRPPLLALKPLFFQVPQQESAESQFFWGRSWIFRDMASQLLPASSSGQQSETAGANRRGVIISGATGSGKTCVALQLVEYSCFGRSRIPIASAANRVECIYENPYSSTSGESVYGRSHTPLPPAAETIQALATRVVAYHFCQADNSSTCLVADFVHSIAAQLCQAPQLVAFRQLLLSDPHLQSLLSLKECVANPHSSFVNGILEPLSSLKRSGEEGGFPTCLMVVDGLCEAEYHRPDYGDTISSFLVRHALQFPHWLKVVVTVRSGLQNITQLLPYASISLDAAGAGDWPNKDLMDYTCHRVNNCPTIRSNVAMAGVKSSSGSEIYGTVGNAGGGSQGQVARFASHLSGLSRGNFLHAKMALDLIEQGHLVTKSASFKVLPVTLSEIFLLNFNLRFASLRAYERVQPILCVCLASLNPMSLLEIYHSVNALLGAEPLTWEEFMQRVKLLKGLLVQRSDDTYMLFHPSFREWLVRREDGENTKFLCDPRAGHAAIALRLSRLEAPLDAEKTMELGHHILKAHLYKSCAPEMAVPPRDLQAVWVALSADDVSASLGSMRNLFSPNVKVSRLLLLGGASADHITELRGNSPLLCLYAQEGLTEMVSLLLEFGANCNVTTNSGVSALSLAAERGHCDIVRMLVQNGAQLSQVDNGGSSALLYAAQMGHLNAVGYLLSCDWPADGFSDNELTLSEAAQQALIVAAGQGHAQVLEFLLDMAEVRVNLPDSLRGHTALTAAATAGHLDICRILIRRGASPAVTNLMDVTALICAVQEGHWEVAESLLQESTASVDQTDGVGRTALMVAAAEGHLGVMELLLTKGADVKKTDKEGLTALSWACHQGHRHAVMTLLDKGSNINAIDKNGRTPLDLAATCSDPKIVQILLEKGAILEHVDLHGMRPLDRAISCRNTPVVQAFLRRGAKLGPATWALAAGKHDILLILMGKLLDDGNTLYKKQRLQESTQRFQYALKKFPPAEDYGGAEYQSAFQHLRIHLTLNLARCKRKMGDSNEAITIATEVLTLKPDSYEALYVRAKARRDVGQTEQALSDLNEAIKVAPAGRDVRKVLLKAIEETESVQRLPGNAGGLTLMETSSDTIQDCCSSGVGSSLTSASERG; encoded by the exons ATGTCCCTTTTCCCTTGTGCCACGCAGACCATTGTACTCATTCCGGCTTCGGCATTAA ATTTCGGCAGTTCAGTGCGGAAGTTGATTGGATCGAAAACCAGTTCGCCGGCGGCGCACGACGTTTCTCAACTTGTCAACGGATCATCGGCAACGCCGCCGCCTAGACCGTCTGCGGCCTCGAGTAAATTGAGCGGCTACTTTCAACGCTCGTCGTCGGCCTCATCGTCGGCGTTGCGGCGCACCAATCACCCGCCGTTGAGCAGCAGTTTGAGCGGCAGCAGCGTCGCATTGAACGGCCGCCTGAATCAGCCATCAGCGCCACCGCCGTCGGTGCTGCCCAGCGATTTGTGTCCCAGTTGCCTGATGCCTTTCGACAAGAACCGCAAGCGGCGATTGATCGATTCCTGCGGCCACGAGCGCTGCTACGCCTGCCTCTTCTCCAGTGAACTTTGCCCCCTCTGCTCGCCAG GCCATCCACCAGGTAAGAAATTAGTGGGCGGCAATCAGCATGGCCGTCTGGCGCTGTTGAAATCGAGGACGGTTGGCAGCAGCCACGAGTTGAATGTTAAACATGACGCAACTAACTGCAACGCGGACGCCCTCGCAGCATCGGCCGCTGCAACTGGCCATCATTCGTCGTTCATTCTTCATCAGCGAGATCACGATGCGTCGTCGCCGCCGCCTCCACTCCGTTCCAAAGTCAAAACCAACGGACATTTGATCCCTTACatgcaacaaaaacaacagcagcagcagcag aTTTACTCTGAAACGAGAAACGCATCAGACAGAGTGACCGGTTTGCCTCCGGCGCTAGGCACTTCCTGCCGTTCTCCGACTCCCGCAACAG CCGTCACTTCGCCATTTGTACGCCGTAAAGCGATGCCTTCTAGTCCCTCCGTATCTCCGCGTTCCAGCCGCTCCATGTGGAGCTCACGACGGCTGGTCCGTCACGTTCACGGCAGTTCGCCGTCTCCGGCCCGCTCTTGCGCCGCCACCGACTCTTGCGACCAGCAACCACCGGAACAGCAGTCCGTCTACGGACAGTGTTCGTCGAGGAGACGTCGTCCGTCTCCTTCGGCCGGCAGCGAGATGATGAGCCGTTTGGGCTTACTGTTCGGAGCCGAGGCGCGAAATTCGCGCAGCCCATCCAGCGGACGCGGAAGCGCTACGCTAATGAGCGCCCGCAGTCAGGACTCGTCGTCGTCGATGAAAAGTCTGGATGTTCCAGCCAACCGGGTCACCTCTTCCAACGCCAGTCCCGTCTCTACGCTCACCG GATCGTCCGAAGCCGAAATGCAATCTCAAGCTTTGAGGGAGGTGCATGACCATTCATCCGATAGCTTGGGATCGTCGCTGTCCATGTCGCTAGGTGGCCGAAGCGCTTCCGTTTCTCCCGGTCCGTGCTTTGCAGCGTCACGACGACACTCTTTAACTG TTTCTCAAGCGGCGCACCAAGCAGACGATTCGCAAATGTTTGGCCAGAGACAGGCCGTCATGCGCCGATCCGCCCGCAACGGAACGGTCCTCGGCCCAATCGATCCCAAAA TTCGATTCGCCCAATTCCGGCCTCCGCTGTTGGCGCTCAAACCGCTTTTCTTCCAGGTGCCACAACAAGAAAGCGCCGAATCGCAATTCTTTTGGGGCCGGTCTTGGATTTTCCGCGACATGGCCTCGCAATTGCTTCCGGCCTCGTCGTCCGGACAGCAATCGGAAACGGCCGGTGCGAATCGACGGGGTGTCATCATCAGTGGCGCCACTGGTAGCGGCAAGACGTGCGTAGCTCTTCAACTGGTCGAGTACAGCTGCTTCGGTCGATCTCGCATTCCCATCGCGTCCGCTGCCAATCGAGTGGAATGTATTTACGAAAACCCTTACTCTTCTACTTCCGGCGAATCCGTTTACGGCCGTTCTCACACTCCGCTTCCGCCGGCTGCCGAAACGATTCAAGCGCTGGCCACCAGAGTTGTGGCCTACCACTTTTGCCAG GCTGATAATAGTAGCACGTGTCTGGTTGCGGATTTCGTCCATTCAATTGCTGCCCAGCTGTGCCAAGCGCCTCAATTGGTGGCCTTTAGGCAATTGCTCTTGTCCGATCCTCACCTTCAATCGTTGCTCAGCTTGAAGGAGTGCGTCGCCAATCCGCACAGCTCGTTCGTCAACGGCATTCTGGAGCCGTTGTCGTCTTTGAAACGGTCCGGCGAAGAG GGTGGTTTCCCAACGTGCCTTATGGTGGTGGACGGCCTGTGCGAAGCCGAATACCATCGACCCGATTATGGCGATACAATCAGCAGCTTCCTTGTTCGACACGCTCTCCAGTTCCCGCATTGGCTGAAGGTGGTCGTCACCGTCCGCTCCGGATTGCAGAACATCACGCAGCTCTTGCCTTACGCTTCGATTTC ATTGGATGCAGCTGGTGCCGGCGACTGGCCAAACAAGGACCTGATGGACTACACCTGCCATCGCGTCAACAATTGCCCAACGATTCGAAGTAACGTGGCCATGGCCGGTGTCAAAAGCTCTTCCGGTTCGGAAATCTACGGCACGGTCGGCAATGCGGGCGGCGGTTCGCAAGGCCAGGTGGCCCGTTTCGCTTCCCACCTGTCGGGCCTGTCTCGCGGCAATTTCCTCCACGCCAAAATGGCGCTCGATTTGATCGAACAGGGTCATTTGGTGACCAAATCGGCTTCGTTCAAAGTCCTGCCCGTCACGCTGTCGGAAATCTTTTTGCTGAACTTCAATTTGCGCTTCGCCAGCCTGAGGGCGTACGAACGCGTCCAGCCAATCCTGTGCGTCTGCCTGGCCAGCCTCAACCCGATGAGTTTGCTGGAGATCTACCACTCGGTGAACGCGCTGCTCGGCGCCGAGCCGCTCACCTGGGAGGAATTCATGCAACGTGTTAAGCTGCTCAAGGGCCTCTTAGTCCAGCGTTCCGATGACACTTACATGCTTTTCCATCCGTCGTTCCGGGAGTGGCTCGTCCGTCGCGAAGACGGCGAAAACACGAAATTCTTGTGCGACCCTCGCGCCGGCCACGCGGCCATCGCCTTGAGGCTGTCGCGATTGGAGGCTCCCCTGGACGCTGAGAAGACGATGGAATTGGGCCATCATATCCTTAAAGCTCATTTGTACAAGAGCTGCGCACCAGAAATGGCCGTCCCGCCGCGTGATCTCCAGGCCGTTTGGGTGGCACTGAGCGCAGACGATGTTTCCGCCTCGCTCGGGTCCATGCGCAATCTCTTTAGTCCCAACGTTAAG GTGTCTCGGCTGTTGCTTCTCGGTGGCGCTTCCGCCGACCACATCACTGAACTGCGTGGAAACAGTCCGCTGTTGTGCCTCTACGCCCAGGAAGGTCTCACTGAAATGGTCTCACTCCTCTTGGAATTCGGAGCCAATTGCAACGTCACCACCAACAGCGGAGTGTCGGCGCTGTCGTTGGCGGCCGAGCGCGGCCACTGCGACATTGTGCGCATGCTGGTGCAGAACGGCGCCCAGCTAAGCCAGGTGGATAATGGCGGCTCGTCGGCTCTGCTCTACGCCGCCCAAATGGGCCATCTCAACGCCGTCGGCTATTTGCTGTCGTGCGATTGGCCGGCCGACGGCTTCAGCGATAACGAACTGACCCTCTCCGAAGCGGCGCAACAAGCTTTGATCGTAGCCGCCGGACAGGGCCACGCTCAGGTCTTGGAATTCTTACTGGACATGGCGGAAGTGAGAGTCAATTTGCCGGACAGTTTACGCGGACACACAGCTCTGACGGCCGCCGCCACAGCCGGCCATCTTGACATTTGTCGGATCCTCATTCGACGCGGCGCCAGTCCCGCTGTTACAAATCTAATG GATGTGACTGCGTTGATCTGCGCCGTGCAGGAGGGCCATTGGGAAGTTGCCGAGTCGCTTTTACAGGAATCGACGGCTTCTGTTGATCAGACTGATGGCGTAGGCCGTACAGCTCTGATGGTGGCTGCAGCCGAAGGCCATCTAGGTGTCATGGAACTGCTGCTTACCAAAG GAGCTGACGTCAAGAAGACGGACAAAGAGGGTCTGACAGCTTTGAGCTGGGCCTGTCATCAGGGCCATCGTCACGCCGTCATGACTTTACTGGACAAAGGGTCTAATATCAACGCCATTGATAAGAATGGACGCACGCCGCTCGATCTAGCGGCCACCTGCTCCGACCCGAAGATTGTACAG aTACTCTTGGAGAAAGGTGCTATCCTGGAACACGTGGATTTGCACGGGATGAGGCCGCTCGATCGAGCCATCAGCTGTCGCAATACGCCCGTCGTTCAAGCCTTTTTACGTCGCGGTGCCAAACTTGGACCGGCCACCTGGGCTCTTGCCGCCGGCAAACACGACATTTT GTTGATTTTGATGGGTAAACTGTTGGACGACGGTAACACGCTGTACAAGAAGCAACGACTGCAGGAATCCACGCAGCGTTTCCAGTACGCCCTGAAAAAATTCCCTCCGGCCGAAGATTACGGCGGGGCTGAATACCAGTCGGCCTTCCAGCACTTACGGATTCATTTGACTCTCAATCTAGCTCGATGCAAGCGCAAAATGGGG GATTCGAACGAAGCCATTACGATTGCGACAGAAGTTCTAACGTTGAAACCGGATTCTTATGAAGCGCTTTATGTTCGGGCTAAGGCCAGGCGTGACGTTGG ACAAACCGAACAGGCCCTATCGGATTTGAACGAGGCCATCAAAGTAGCTCCTGCTGGCCGAGACGTACGAAAAGTTTTGTTGAAGGCAATTGAAGAGACCGAAAGCGTCCAACGATTGCCCGGAAATGCTGGTGGCCTGACCTTAATGGAGACGTCGTCAGATACGATCCAAGATTGCTGCAGCAGCGGGGTCGGTTCTAGTTTGACCTCCGCTTCCGAACGAGGGTAA